The window CCCTGATGCCGTTCGCGTGCCCCGCGTCTCCGGAAACGCCGCCCCGCTAAGCGCCGCCATCCACGCCCGCCACGGCGAACGTCGCCATCTTGTTGTAGATGTTCGCCCCGGCCCGCAGGAGGAACAGCGCCAGCACCGCGCCCGTGCCTTCGCCCAGGCGCAGCCCCAGGTCGAGCAGCGGTTTTTGCCCCAGGGCATCGGCCACCGCGGCATAGCCGGGCTCGGCCGAGGCGTGGCTGACGAAAGCGTAATCGGCCACGGCCGGGGCGATGGCCCGGGCGGCCACGTAGGCGGCGGTGGAAATGAAGCCGTCCACGGCGATGGGAAGCTTGCGCGCCGCCGCGCCGAGGATCAGCCCGGCCAGGCAGGCGATTTCCAGCCCGCCCAGGGCGGCCAGGATGGCCACGGGGTCGCCCGAGGCCAGCACCGCGCCGTGCAGGCGCAGGGCCTTGGCCACCACGCCGGCCTTGCGGCGCACGCCGGCGGCGTCAAGCCCGGTGCCGGGGCCGGTGATGTCCTCGGGCGCCAGGCCCAGGTAGGCGCAAAAAAGGGCCGTGGACGGCGTGGTGTTGGCGATGCCCATGTCGCCCGTGCCAAGGGCCATGATGCCCTCGGCGGCGGCCTGGCCGGCCAGGGAGGCGCCGAGCAGCAGGGCCTTTTCGCAGGTCTCCCGGCGCATGGCCGCCTCGGCCGCCAGGTTGGCCGTGCCCGAGGCCACGCGCGCCCCGGCGAAGCGGGGATGGGGCGCGAAGGGCTCGCCCAGGCAGCCGGCGTCGACCACGCGCAAATCGATGCCGGCGGTGTCGGCCAGGACGTTGATGCCCGCGCCGCCGGCCAGGAAGTTGGCCACCATCTGCCGGGTGACCGCCTGGGGGAAAAGGCTCACGCCCTCGGCGGCCACGCCGTGGTCCCCGGCGCAGACGTAGACCCGGGCCGGATCGACACCGGGGGGCTTCCCGCCGCCGATGGCGAAAAGGCGCGCCGCGACCTCTTCCAGCCGGCCCAGGCTCCCGCGCGGCTTGGTCAGGTTGTCCAGGTGGGCCTGGGCGGCGGGAAAGAGGCCGGCATCCACGGGCGCGATGGCGGCGCACACTTCGTCGAGGCTTGCGAACATGGAAACTCCTTGCAAAGGCGTCGCCGCGGGGAACCGGCCGGTGCCGGTCCGCCCGCGGCGCGGGGGTTGTCCGGGCCGCTTACGGCGGCGCGGAATCAGGCGACGTAGGGCGTGAAACGCGGCTGGCCGGTGGAATCGAGCACGGCCTGCCAGTAGTCGGAGCCGATGTCGATGTGCTTGCGTTCGCGGGTGACCAGCGGCAGGGGCACATGGACGTAGCGGTCGTTGACCGAGCCGATCATGAGGCCGGTCTTGCCGGCCATGCCGGCGTGCACGGCCAGCCGGCCCAGGAAGCCGCAGTAGACGGCGTCGGCGGTGTTGGCCACCACGGCGCGCACGATGTAGCT of the Solidesulfovibrio sp. genome contains:
- the cobT gene encoding nicotinate-nucleotide--dimethylbenzimidazole phosphoribosyltransferase; translated protein: MFASLDEVCAAIAPVDAGLFPAAQAHLDNLTKPRGSLGRLEEVAARLFAIGGGKPPGVDPARVYVCAGDHGVAAEGVSLFPQAVTRQMVANFLAGGAGINVLADTAGIDLRVVDAGCLGEPFAPHPRFAGARVASGTANLAAEAAMRRETCEKALLLGASLAGQAAAEGIMALGTGDMGIANTTPSTALFCAYLGLAPEDITGPGTGLDAAGVRRKAGVVAKALRLHGAVLASGDPVAILAALGGLEIACLAGLILGAAARKLPIAVDGFISTAAYVAARAIAPAVADYAFVSHASAEPGYAAVADALGQKPLLDLGLRLGEGTGAVLALFLLRAGANIYNKMATFAVAGVDGGA